The Stigmatella aurantiaca DW4/3-1 genome contains the following window.
GCGAAGTCATTGAAGTAGGCGATGACGGAGTTGTTGATGCTGCCCGCGGAGCCCACCCGGAGGATGGCGCCCCCCTGCGTCTGAGCCGAGGCTCCCGTGGCGCGGTCCGCGCCGATGAGGGTCACGTTCCACAGCGTGGGAGACGAACGGGGCGTGGCGCTCGGCGAGGACGCGCTGTTGTCCGCCTCGATGCCGTTGTTGCCCGCCAGGCGGCTGAGCTGAACGGCGACGAACTGGGCCTTGCCCTGCCAACCCTGATCCCAGTCCAGCCCGTCATCGTCCGCCAGCGTGACGACGATGTGCTTGAGGTTGGCGGTTCCGCCGAACATCTCGACACCATCATCCAGGCCCCGGTGGACCTGCACGTAATCGATGGTGGTCGCGTTGCCGCAGCCGCCCACCGTCAGGCCATTCAGCTCATTGTTGCCGCCCAGACGGAAGCCCGCGAACTCGATCCGCGCGTACTTGAGGGTGCCGCAGCTGTGCGCCACATCCGCGCCGCCGTACCGCGTGTTCTCGCTCTCCGGGTAGCCCTCGATGTTGTCCTCGCCCCCCTGCACGTTGATGGGCGCCTTGCCCAACAGGACGAGTCCTCCCCAGTTACCCGCCTGCCGGGAGCCCTTTTCCACCGCGCTGGTGAACACGATGGGCTCCGCCGCCGTGCCCTGCGCATCGATCCGCGCGTTCCGGGTGATGGCCAGCGACGAGTTCAGGCGCCCCTGGACGACCGTGCCTGCCTCGATCTTCAGCGTCCCCTTCTCGACGAACACGTTCGTCGTGAGGACGTAGGTGTGGTCCTTCGTCCAGGTGGTGTCCTCCGTGATGTTCTTGGAGACCTCGCAAACCGCCTGGCCCGACGCGCACGAGCTGGCCGGGGGCGGGGGAACAACGGTCTCTTCCTTGTCATCGCCACACGCGGGAAGTACCGCAAGGGCGCATACGCTGGCCCACGTCCGCACTGCTTTCATGATCGCTCCGTCTGGTGTGATTCGAGGGTTAAGGCCTAAAACGGGCTCCACTCCACCTGGGCCACGGCCGTGACACCCGGCTGGTAGCGGAACACGTCGGTACCGAGCTGCTTGAAGTTCGAGGACTGGTTCAGCAAGTTGGTGCCTGTCAGCTTCAGCCGCAGGTCCTCCGACAGTTGCTGAGAGAGGGTCAGATCCACCCGGTGAAACGGCTGCTCATAGGTATCTGGCAGCCGGTTGAAGCCCACCTCGGAGATGCGCTTGCCGAACACGTTGTAGAGCACCGTCACTTCGGTTCCCGAGCTCTCCCGGGTGTAGGTGGCGTTCACGTTGGCCACGTACGGCGACTGGCCCTGGAGCGGTCGGCTCTCGCTGGTGCTGATCTGCTGACCGGCCCCCAGGGTCACGCGGGAGTGGATGACGCTCAGGTTGGCGCCGACCCGCACCGGGCTCAACACCTGGCTGATGCGGCCCAGGGAGACGCGGCCCTCCAGTTCGATCCCCAGCGCGGTGGCCCCATCGGCGTTGCGGTAGCCCACATCGCCCTGGATGGAGCTCACCACCACCTGCTCGATGGGATCGATGAAGCGCTTGAAGAAGCCGCCCACCGAGAAGAGTTCGCTCTCGGTGGGGAAGAACTCCCACCGCAGGTCGGCGTTGTGAATGCGAGAGGACACCAGGTCCGGGTTGCCGCTCACGCTGCGGCGGCGGATGGCGTCGTAATAAAGGAAGGGAGCCACTTCGCGGAACTGCGGCCGTGCCACCGTGAAGCTGTAGCCCGCGCGCAGGTTCGCCTTGTCCGTCACGGCGTAGACCGCGTTCAGCGACGGCATCGGGTTGACGGTGGTTTTGTCCGTGGACGCGGGCGCCTGCCCCTGGGCGAAGCTGCTGCCAGAATCCAGCTGCTGGGTGAAGGCCTCCACGCGGGCTCCCGCGACGATCCGGAGCCGCTCCACCGGGCTGAACTCGGCGCTGAGGAAGCCGGCGTAGATCGACTGGAATCCATCGTAGCTGTCGGTCAGGAACGTCCGCTCCTCGGCGAGGAACGAGGGGCCGATGTTCGCCGCGGAGAACATCTCCTCTGCCGACAGGCCCAGCATCTCCGGATCGTCTCCGATGAAGACGAAGGAGAAGCGACGGGCGTCAAAATGGCGCTGGGACAGCTGCGCGGACGCCCCCACATTCATCTCCAGCTTGCCCAACGGGAAGCGCAAGGACACGCTGCCTCCCCCGCTCGTGTCCCCCAGCGACGAGAAGAAACGCTCGCCGCTGTTGGCGGCCTGGCGGAAGCGCCGCACGCCGTTGGTGTCCAGGTACAGCAAGTCGCGCGTGTCGGGCTCCTCGGCCTGCGTCACCGACACGTTCGTTTGCCAGCGAAGCGTGAAGGCGTCCTCCGCGCCAAAGCGGTGCGTGCCCCGGAGCTGGTTGAAGTTCAGGAAGCGCTGGGCGAACTTCAGGCGCGTGGCATCGAATTCCGCGTTGTCCGTATCGGAGAATCCGAGCAGAACCTGGGCCGAGTCCTCGGTGGAACTGCTCACCAGCGCCAGCAAGCTCACGTCGTTCAGCGCGTCCAGCTGATAGCCCGCGTTGAACAGGGCCCCCAGGTTCGTGTTCGTGGCACCGAACTCCGACCGGTAGAGATCCTTGGGAATCAAGTCCTGATCATTGATGCGGAACGTCTGGGCATCGGCGTTGGTGAC
Protein-coding sequences here:
- a CDS encoding TonB-dependent receptor domain-containing protein, coding for MFRFTFSLVIAAISGTAAAQGGSGIRGKLTDAKTGEPLLVCPITVISGGNTFVETNLEGFYELALPPGTYDVRFWCDQYEGVDVKGMQVAEGFVQRDLALKPVEGAFTEEVVVIGTVDTKSESGLLLQRKLSNTVQDSIGSEQISRSPDSNAGDAVKRVTSATVVGRNVYLRGLGGRYAATTVNGVSLPSTDPDGHQAPLDLFPNSLLSTLTVQKTFSAEMGGAFAGGVLGIETNSYPATLQTRLRLSLGANSESTFRSRRKYSGGGLDFLGIDDGTRALPSSVPKDRPLTTRDAQAEAVSESFSNTWTSRTSNGLPNGSLSVSVGNTHTWGNGKAFGYLASALYSRSDAVTNADAQTFRINDQDLIPKDLYRSEFGATNTNLGALFNAGYQLDALNDVSLLALVSSSTEDSAQVLLGFSDTDNAEFDATRLKFAQRFLNFNQLRGTHRFGAEDAFTLRWQTNVSVTQAEEPDTRDLLYLDTNGVRRFRQAANSGERFFSSLGDTSGGGSVSLRFPLGKLEMNVGASAQLSQRHFDARRFSFVFIGDDPEMLGLSAEEMFSAANIGPSFLAEERTFLTDSYDGFQSIYAGFLSAEFSPVERLRIVAGARVEAFTQQLDSGSSFAQGQAPASTDKTTVNPMPSLNAVYAVTDKANLRAGYSFTVARPQFREVAPFLYYDAIRRRSVSGNPDLVSSRIHNADLRWEFFPTESELFSVGGFFKRFIDPIEQVVVSSIQGDVGYRNADGATALGIELEGRVSLGRISQVLSPVRVGANLSVIHSRVTLGAGQQISTSESRPLQGQSPYVANVNATYTRESSGTEVTVLYNVFGKRISEVGFNRLPDTYEQPFHRVDLTLSQQLSEDLRLKLTGTNLLNQSSNFKQLGTDVFRYQPGVTAVAQVEWSPF